One genomic segment of Nodularia sp. LEGE 06071 includes these proteins:
- a CDS encoding LuxR C-terminal-related transcriptional regulator, whose product MTISLQLLLAEINQVKDQTHLRSQIAPKIGEYFTAKRWAIFFFDQLPLGDRNLQKILKIALSIEHNPVARYLVKRHAPVHEALVTTPKAWKLICPRPDHWHVMAGPIINHGQIAGLVCCTREKAMPAFDSENLIDLSAIGLHLSAWVARVNLQGMIPENSRQHHDSLLYERLYQRDASQTEKLRQRLTSREWQIAELVGLGLTNAEIGIKLWITENSVKQALKRMFRKLEVSSRAEMVAQLADRRFHSEPS is encoded by the coding sequence ATGACGATTTCTTTGCAGCTTTTATTGGCAGAAATTAATCAGGTCAAGGATCAAACTCACCTGCGATCGCAAATTGCCCCAAAAATTGGCGAATACTTTACAGCAAAACGATGGGCAATTTTTTTCTTTGACCAACTGCCTTTAGGCGATCGCAATCTTCAGAAAATATTGAAAATTGCACTATCAATTGAGCATAATCCTGTAGCGCGTTATTTAGTAAAGCGCCATGCTCCGGTTCATGAAGCATTAGTCACAACACCCAAGGCTTGGAAATTAATCTGTCCTCGTCCCGATCACTGGCACGTTATGGCGGGGCCGATCATTAATCATGGTCAAATTGCCGGCTTAGTCTGCTGTACACGGGAAAAGGCAATGCCTGCCTTTGATAGTGAAAATCTCATCGATTTGAGTGCCATCGGGTTGCACTTGTCGGCTTGGGTAGCAAGAGTTAATTTACAAGGCATGATTCCAGAAAACTCACGGCAGCACCACGATTCTCTTCTCTACGAAAGGCTGTACCAACGGGACGCGTCGCAAACAGAGAAGTTACGCCAACGTTTAACATCTCGTGAGTGGCAAATTGCAGAATTAGTTGGATTGGGGCTAACTAACGCAGAAATCGGGATTAAACTTTGGATCACTGAAAATTCTGTGAAGCAGGCTTTGAAGCGAATGTTTCGTAAGCTTGAGGTTTCATCCCGTGCAGAAATGGTAGCACAGCTTGCAGATAGAAGGTTTCATTCAGAACCTTCTTGA
- a CDS encoding MAPEG family protein, which yields MTQNAIFSPFFATMFLTLLVWVYLYIRRISFISKTKIPSQDLAVSGALAQISPSSVSNPSDNFKNLFEIPVLFYAIALYLFATKQVDAVYVTAAWIFVGFRVLHSIVHCTFNFIMLRFYLYLFATLAVWFMAIRAALIHFGTNQ from the coding sequence ATGACGCAAAATGCCATCTTCAGTCCGTTCTTTGCGACGATGTTTTTAACACTTTTAGTTTGGGTGTATCTGTACATCCGTCGTATCAGCTTTATTAGCAAGACAAAGATCCCCTCACAGGATCTGGCAGTATCCGGCGCATTGGCTCAGATTTCGCCATCAAGTGTATCTAATCCATCGGATAACTTCAAGAACTTATTTGAGATTCCAGTACTCTTTTATGCGATCGCACTATACCTTTTTGCCACCAAGCAGGTAGATGCCGTGTATGTAACCGCCGCCTGGATTTTTGTGGGATTTCGCGTATTACATAGCATTGTCCACTGCACATTCAATTTCATCATGCTTCGGTTTTACCTCTACCTATTTGCCACCCTCGCAGTCTGGTTTATGGCAATCCGTGCAGCACTTATCCACTTTGGCACGAACCAGTAA
- a CDS encoding PIN domain-containing protein: MTKRIRLCLDLNIWCGAFIANKKQHKNTACQELTRFIRQGFCDIGEIQLIVSWGMLNRLKSVLVEKLGVDQEIADLQIDAIKKYSELGPGSRSPQITLGGTGLINLPDEEDAHVIETALAGKATALVTLNFKHFTSKNIEIIIPNKHHICSTANYKTHIVDPFTMMDWIRNNSIPSHEINTEINLKIEDWTYPAGNGLALTEQD, encoded by the coding sequence ATGACCAAAAGAATACGGCTGTGCCTAGACTTAAATATTTGGTGCGGTGCATTTATTGCAAATAAAAAACAACATAAAAATACAGCCTGCCAAGAACTTACTAGATTCATCAGGCAGGGATTTTGTGATATAGGAGAAATCCAGTTAATTGTTTCATGGGGAATGCTAAACAGATTAAAAAGCGTATTAGTAGAAAAATTAGGCGTAGACCAAGAAATTGCCGATTTACAAATTGATGCCATAAAAAAATATAGTGAGCTGGGTCCAGGAAGTAGAAGCCCACAAATTACTTTAGGAGGAACAGGACTAATCAATCTACCTGATGAAGAAGATGCTCATGTAATAGAAACAGCATTAGCTGGAAAAGCAACAGCATTAGTTACACTTAATTTCAAACATTTTACATCAAAAAATATAGAAATTATTATACCTAACAAGCACCATATATGTTCAACAGCAAATTATAAAACTCATATAGTAGACCCATTCACAATGATGGATTGGATTAGAAATAATAGTATTCCTTCACATGAAATAAATACTGAAATAAATTTAAAAATAGAAGATTGGACTTATCCCGCAGGGAACGGACTTGCCCTTACGGAACAAGATTAA
- a CDS encoding TldD/PmbA family protein, with the protein MKLAELSTLETTFNQLIETLLIKKTKTEQFTVRLSSEKSQFTRFNHAKVRQTGLVADGSIELTLMENQRSSFRSFPFTGNWDKDWQTAYTALLELREELTLLPVDPYLVLPSGNKTSREVNSGQLLAAESVVPTLLELVAELDFTGMYAGGVVIQAYGDSQGQKHWFATDTFTLDYSLFDNRGQAVKGIFAGSNWDETAYIAKINEAKTQLELLSRPAKQLTRGQYKTYFAPAAVADLLGMLSWSAVSEADLQQGNSALAMLSRREKQLSPQFSLKENFQQGFVPRFNQLGEMVAPELPLIAQGILVNTLVNSRTAKEYGKTANGANSSETLRAPEISPGNLGFEEILGSLGTGLYISNLHYLNWSDRPTGRITGMTRYACFWVENGEIVAPIENLRFDESLYRFWGDNLVEFTNFQEFIPEVGTYESRQLGGSLVPGMLVNDFTYTL; encoded by the coding sequence ATGAAACTAGCAGAATTATCTACCTTAGAAACCACTTTTAATCAACTCATAGAAACACTACTCATTAAAAAAACAAAAACCGAACAGTTCACCGTCAGACTCAGCAGTGAAAAAAGCCAATTTACGCGTTTCAATCATGCAAAAGTCCGACAAACAGGTTTAGTCGCTGATGGTTCCATAGAACTGACCTTAATGGAAAATCAGCGCAGCAGTTTTCGCTCCTTTCCCTTCACTGGGAATTGGGATAAAGATTGGCAAACAGCATACACAGCTTTACTCGAACTCCGAGAAGAACTGACACTATTACCAGTTGATCCCTATTTAGTTTTACCATCAGGAAATAAGACCAGTCGAGAAGTAAATTCTGGGCAATTATTAGCAGCAGAATCAGTAGTACCAACTTTATTAGAACTGGTAGCTGAATTAGATTTTACAGGGATGTATGCTGGCGGAGTCGTAATTCAAGCTTATGGTGATTCTCAGGGACAAAAACACTGGTTTGCCACTGATACATTTACCTTAGATTATTCTCTCTTTGATAACCGTGGGCAAGCAGTTAAAGGCATATTTGCCGGAAGTAATTGGGATGAAACCGCTTACATCGCCAAAATTAACGAAGCTAAAACTCAACTGGAATTACTTTCTCGTCCCGCTAAACAATTAACACGGGGACAATATAAAACTTATTTTGCGCCGGCGGCGGTTGCGGATTTATTGGGGATGCTTTCTTGGTCAGCCGTGAGTGAAGCCGATTTACAACAAGGAAACAGTGCTTTAGCGATGCTATCCCGCCGAGAAAAACAACTTTCGCCCCAGTTTAGTTTAAAGGAAAACTTTCAACAGGGGTTTGTGCCGAGATTTAACCAATTGGGGGAAATGGTAGCCCCGGAATTACCCTTAATTGCACAAGGAATTTTAGTCAATACTCTAGTTAATTCTCGCACAGCCAAGGAATATGGAAAAACTGCCAACGGTGCGAATAGTTCGGAAACGTTACGTGCGCCGGAAATCAGTCCGGGAAATTTAGGCTTTGAGGAAATTTTGGGGAGTTTAGGCACAGGACTATATATATCGAACTTGCATTACTTGAACTGGAGCGATCGCCCAACTGGTAGAATTACAGGTATGACCCGTTATGCGTGCTTTTGGGTAGAAAACGGTGAAATCGTCGCCCCCATTGAAAACTTACGCTTTGATGAAAGTCTCTATCGCTTCTGGGGAGATAATCTCGTAGAATTTACTAATTTTCAGGAATTTATCCCCGAAGTCGGAACCTATGAAAGTCGCCAACTGGGAGGTAGTTTGGTTCCTGGGATGTTGGTTAATGATTTCACCTACACCTTGTAA
- a CDS encoding TldD/PmbA family protein codes for MWSELTQAIANLDIPADWIGIRAVKKNSSTRHVRDGLPQINGKSSTIGAMLEVLVNGCLGYAATNSLELSSLQAAAHTAYQQALAASKWWIYPFQESQRPKVVGEYKSPFSQPLDTLSAGEINNLLVRVCQTLKVDDKIVQTSASASTTERETWFVSSNGSEVYQKIVTIGTHYGAIAQDGAVVQQRSNNGWQAHCYQGGWELLKQEELWPRVQEVGEQAIELLTAAECPNTRTNLVLAPDQMMLQIHESVGHPLEIDRILGDERNYAGGSFVKKSDFGNLAYGSPLMNITFDPTVPGQFASYGFDDTGAVATREYVIKDGVLQRGLGSLESQARAGISGVACARASSWNRPPIDRMANLNLEPGNATVEEMIGGIEHGVYMESNRSWSIDDRRYKFQFGCEYAKLIENGKLTKTLRNPNYRATTPEFWHSLTQVGNTDNWQMYGTAMCGKGEPNQAIWVGHGSPVCVFANVEVFGGGH; via the coding sequence ATGTGGTCTGAACTTACACAAGCGATCGCTAATCTCGATATTCCGGCTGATTGGATTGGGATTAGAGCCGTCAAGAAAAATTCCTCCACTCGTCATGTTCGGGATGGCTTACCCCAAATTAACGGCAAATCCTCCACTATCGGGGCGATGCTAGAAGTTTTAGTCAATGGCTGTCTCGGTTATGCAGCCACAAACTCCCTAGAATTGTCATCACTACAAGCAGCAGCCCACACAGCTTATCAACAAGCCCTAGCAGCAAGCAAATGGTGGATATATCCCTTTCAAGAAAGTCAACGCCCCAAAGTTGTAGGTGAATATAAATCTCCCTTTTCACAGCCCTTAGACACTCTCAGCGCTGGAGAAATCAACAATTTATTGGTGCGTGTCTGCCAAACTCTGAAAGTTGATGACAAAATAGTGCAAACCTCAGCCAGCGCCAGCACCACGGAGAGAGAAACTTGGTTTGTCAGCAGCAATGGCTCAGAAGTCTATCAAAAAATTGTTACTATAGGAACTCATTATGGTGCGATCGCACAAGATGGTGCAGTAGTCCAACAACGCAGTAATAATGGTTGGCAAGCCCATTGTTATCAAGGTGGATGGGAACTATTAAAACAAGAAGAACTATGGCCGCGAGTCCAGGAAGTTGGAGAACAAGCCATAGAACTTTTAACAGCCGCAGAATGTCCCAACACCCGCACAAATTTAGTCCTAGCACCAGACCAAATGATGCTGCAAATTCACGAAAGTGTCGGACATCCCCTAGAAATTGACCGAATATTAGGAGATGAGCGCAACTACGCCGGCGGTAGCTTTGTTAAAAAGAGTGACTTTGGCAACCTCGCCTATGGTTCGCCCCTGATGAACATCACCTTTGATCCCACCGTACCCGGACAATTTGCCAGCTACGGATTTGATGATACAGGGGCAGTAGCGACACGAGAGTATGTAATTAAAGATGGAGTCTTACAAAGAGGTTTAGGCAGCTTAGAAAGCCAAGCCAGAGCCGGGATATCAGGTGTAGCTTGCGCCCGTGCATCCTCATGGAATCGTCCCCCCATTGACCGCATGGCGAATTTAAATTTAGAACCAGGAAACGCCACCGTCGAAGAAATGATTGGCGGAATCGAACACGGCGTTTACATGGAATCGAATCGGTCTTGGTCAATAGACGATCGCCGTTATAAATTTCAGTTTGGTTGTGAATACGCCAAATTAATTGAAAACGGCAAACTCACCAAAACCCTGAGAAATCCCAACTATCGAGCCACAACCCCAGAATTTTGGCACAGCCTCACCCAAGTAGGAAACACAGACAACTGGCAGATGTATGGTACAGCCATGTGTGGTAAAGGCGAACCAAATCAAGCCATTTGGGTAGGACACGGTTCACCAGTGTGTGTATTTGCCAACGTCGAAGTCTTTGGTGGTGGTCATTAG
- a CDS encoding AI-2E family transporter — MTNDQRKSISLSNLLLIVAVFFLVVLLWQLRSLILTLMIAVVLAAAIAPLVNAAEKLRFPRWLGVIVVYISLIFGLIGAGLIIGPSVSEQIQRLASKLPLYLDNLLIAVENLALRLGITQIESVEEFFDLQSVTNWLFRSSQQLVVRSFGFTRGFIGGVVNLILALVMSAYMVAGSKNLIKGLVSLFPQPWDERLADQVIPISRRMGGYIQGRVLVSAILGVVITVGLRILGLSEFALALGVIAGFTNLIPFVGPVLGAIPALIVAIPQSGFTFLWVLLLFVIIQNLETYVLDPLLVGSSVRVHPLYQLLAVLGGTQVLGIIGAVIVPPWVAGVGVLLENLYLQPKLLNEEKSPIYQLPLNSDNQPISDSGNISDGVSQVQEK, encoded by the coding sequence ATGACTAATGACCAGCGTAAGTCTATTTCCTTATCTAATCTCTTGCTGATTGTCGCCGTTTTCTTTCTCGTAGTCTTACTGTGGCAATTACGGAGTTTAATATTAACTTTAATGATAGCGGTAGTATTGGCAGCTGCGATCGCGCCATTAGTGAACGCCGCCGAAAAATTGCGTTTTCCCCGTTGGCTAGGCGTAATTGTCGTATACATTAGCCTAATATTTGGTTTAATTGGCGCAGGTTTAATCATTGGTCCATCGGTATCTGAGCAAATTCAGCGATTAGCTAGTAAATTGCCACTTTATTTAGATAATTTGTTGATTGCGGTCGAAAATCTGGCCTTACGATTGGGAATCACTCAAATCGAGTCAGTAGAAGAATTTTTTGACCTCCAATCTGTGACTAATTGGTTATTTCGTTCGAGTCAGCAACTAGTTGTGCGTTCCTTCGGCTTTACTCGTGGCTTTATAGGCGGCGTAGTCAATCTGATTTTAGCCTTAGTCATGTCCGCCTATATGGTAGCTGGAAGCAAAAACTTAATTAAAGGTCTAGTGAGTTTGTTTCCCCAACCGTGGGACGAACGTCTAGCCGACCAAGTTATACCTATTTCTCGCCGCATGGGGGGATATATACAAGGGAGAGTTTTAGTTTCAGCCATTTTAGGCGTTGTCATCACCGTAGGGTTGAGGATTTTGGGACTATCAGAATTTGCCTTAGCCCTGGGTGTAATTGCTGGGTTTACCAACTTAATTCCCTTTGTCGGTCCAGTATTAGGGGCAATTCCGGCTTTAATTGTCGCAATTCCCCAAAGTGGTTTCACATTTCTGTGGGTATTGCTGTTATTTGTGATCATTCAAAATCTAGAAACCTACGTACTTGACCCCTTGCTAGTAGGTTCATCAGTACGAGTCCATCCTTTATATCAACTTTTAGCCGTACTGGGAGGAACACAAGTTTTAGGCATTATTGGCGCTGTCATTGTCCCACCTTGGGTCGCTGGTGTCGGTGTACTGCTGGAAAATCTTTATTTACAGCCGAAATTGTTGAATGAAGAAAAATCCCCTATTTACCAACTTCCTTTAAATTCAGATAATCAACCAATATCAGATTCAGGTAACATATCCGATGGTGTTTCTCAAGTCCAGGAAAAATAG
- the cysS gene encoding cysteine--tRNA ligase, translating into MTLTLYNTLTRRQEAFATVEPGKVKMYYCGVTVYDYCHLGHARACIVWDVVRRYLQFIGYEVRYIQNFTDIDDKILKRSREEHSSMEAVAERYINAYFEDMGRLGIKEADEYPRATHTMNGIQRLIHELENKGFAYPADGDVYYAVRRFNEYGKLSGRKLEDMQAGASERVQIADPEYQKKKDPFDFALWKAAKPGEPAWESPWGAGRPGWHIECSAMVRDRLGETIDIHAGGADLIFPHHENEIAQSEAVTGKPLATYWLHNGMVKVDGEKMSKSLGNFTTIRDLLNRGVEPMAVRLFVLMAQYRKPIDFTDEAIAAATNGWHTLKEGLLFGYEYGKVGSREWGVGSGEKLTSDIHIQRFQEAVNDDFNFPGGLAVLFELAKELRRQGNIIVHQGKTETSPEELQKQWQTLVMLAEVFGLVAQPEAETSTIPGLSDGEIEEFIQQRQAARQAKDFAESDRIRDQLQSEGITLIDSRDGTRWHR; encoded by the coding sequence TTACAATACTCTCACCCGTCGTCAAGAAGCATTTGCAACAGTGGAACCAGGCAAGGTGAAGATGTACTATTGCGGTGTGACGGTGTATGATTACTGCCATTTGGGTCATGCCAGAGCTTGTATAGTGTGGGATGTAGTCCGTCGATACCTCCAGTTTATCGGTTATGAGGTGCGCTATATCCAAAATTTTACCGATATTGATGACAAAATTCTCAAGCGATCGCGCGAAGAACATTCATCGATGGAAGCTGTGGCGGAACGTTATATCAACGCCTACTTTGAGGATATGGGAAGACTGGGAATTAAAGAAGCTGATGAATATCCCCGTGCGACTCATACCATGAATGGGATTCAGCGCTTAATTCATGAGTTGGAAAATAAAGGTTTTGCGTACCCGGCTGACGGTGATGTCTACTATGCAGTCCGGCGGTTTAATGAATATGGTAAGCTTTCTGGGCGCAAATTAGAAGATATGCAAGCCGGGGCTAGCGAGCGTGTGCAGATAGCAGATCCAGAATATCAGAAAAAGAAAGACCCCTTTGATTTTGCTCTGTGGAAAGCCGCCAAACCAGGAGAACCCGCTTGGGAATCACCTTGGGGCGCAGGTCGTCCGGGATGGCATATAGAATGTTCAGCAATGGTGCGCGATCGCCTGGGTGAGACAATAGACATTCATGCTGGTGGTGCTGACTTAATTTTTCCCCACCATGAAAACGAAATCGCCCAATCAGAAGCCGTCACAGGTAAACCCCTCGCGACTTACTGGCTACATAACGGCATGGTGAAAGTTGATGGTGAGAAAATGTCCAAATCCTTGGGCAACTTTACCACCATTCGGGACTTGCTGAATCGAGGCGTTGAGCCAATGGCAGTGCGGTTATTTGTCCTGATGGCACAATATCGCAAACCTATAGATTTTACCGACGAAGCGATCGCAGCTGCAACTAACGGCTGGCATACCCTGAAAGAAGGTTTACTATTTGGCTATGAATACGGGAAAGTGGGGAGTAGGGAGTGGGGAGTAGGGAGTGGGGAAAAATTAACTTCGGATATCCACATCCAGCGTTTCCAGGAAGCTGTAAATGATGACTTTAATTTTCCCGGTGGGTTAGCGGTGTTATTTGAACTAGCCAAGGAACTGCGCCGCCAAGGAAATATTATTGTGCATCAAGGGAAAACCGAAACATCTCCAGAAGAGTTACAAAAACAATGGCAAACCCTGGTTATGCTAGCAGAAGTCTTTGGTTTAGTTGCCCAGCCAGAAGCAGAAACTTCCACAATTCCAGGCTTAAGTGATGGCGAAATTGAAGAATTCATTCAACAACGACAAGCCGCCCGTCAAGCTAAAGATTTTGCCGAAAGCGATCGCATTCGTGACCAATTACAATCAGAAGGTATTACATTAATTGATAGCCGTGATGGTACTCGCTGGCATCGTTAA